A genome region from Pseudodesulfovibrio alkaliphilus includes the following:
- a CDS encoding DHH family phosphoesterase, translating into MRRVSEIIRNGDDFLVAAHVNPDGDAIGSTCAVGHILARLGKRFRLYNPSGLPASYDFVPLPAPFETDLPATMPALTIVLDCGAIERMGPELLARTRETRIINIDHHLGNGDYGDENWVAVDQPAVGSMIALLAKDLGLRLDGGLAECVYLAVSTDTGFFSYGSTTPESLELAAEMLRDGLDLARMNMLINKQWTEARLRLWTEVMGSVALFAGKRVAIGVITREMFRRTGTDSQDTENLINTIRRLKSVRVAVILREEKPGTYKFSLRSYGEDNVQAIAALFGGGGHRNASGGTIAAPLEEVRRLLVDAITKSLELA; encoded by the coding sequence ATGCGTCGCGTTAGCGAGATCATCCGCAACGGCGACGACTTCCTGGTGGCCGCCCACGTCAACCCCGACGGCGACGCCATCGGCTCCACCTGCGCCGTGGGACACATCCTGGCCCGTCTTGGCAAACGGTTTCGGCTCTACAACCCTTCGGGCCTGCCCGCCAGCTACGACTTTGTCCCCCTGCCTGCGCCGTTTGAGACCGATCTTCCGGCAACAATGCCCGCCTTGACCATCGTTCTCGACTGCGGCGCGATCGAGCGCATGGGGCCCGAGCTTCTCGCCCGAACCCGCGAGACACGCATCATCAACATCGACCACCACCTGGGCAACGGCGACTACGGCGACGAAAACTGGGTAGCCGTGGACCAACCCGCCGTGGGGTCCATGATCGCTCTCCTCGCCAAGGACCTGGGACTGCGCCTTGACGGAGGGCTGGCTGAGTGTGTCTACCTGGCCGTGTCAACGGACACCGGGTTCTTCTCCTACGGCTCCACCACCCCCGAGTCGCTGGAACTTGCGGCCGAGATGCTGCGCGACGGGCTTGATCTGGCCCGCATGAACATGCTCATCAACAAGCAATGGACCGAGGCGAGACTGCGCCTCTGGACCGAAGTCATGGGCAGCGTCGCTCTCTTTGCCGGCAAGCGGGTGGCCATCGGCGTCATCACCCGCGAGATGTTCCGACGCACAGGTACCGACTCCCAGGACACCGAAAATCTGATCAACACCATCCGCCGCCTCAAGAGCGTTCGCGTGGCCGTCATCCTCCGCGAGGAAAAGCCGGGAACCTACAAGTTCAGCCTGCGCTCCTACGGCGAGGACAACGTCCAGGCCATTGCCGCCCTCTTTGGCGGCGGAGGCCATCGCAACGCCTCGGGCGGCACCATTGCCGCTCCCCTTGAAGAAGTCCGCCGCCTTCTGGTGGACGCCATTACCAAATCCCTGGAGCTTGCCTGA
- the truB gene encoding tRNA pseudouridine(55) synthase TruB, producing the protein MGRRRKKRSAEQLDGLLVLNKPSGPTSAACLNDIKYRLKQFKIGHAGTLDPLAEGVLLVLLGHGTKLATYLSGATKTYRGTLKLGLSTDTYDIQGEIVSETAVEASAEDVVKEILHWNLLTEQEVPAYSAAKHEGTPLYAMAREGLATPVKTKPIVISHVEVLDVRMPEAVFRVSCSAGTYIRSLVHSLGMRMGCGAVLTGLTRERSEPFGLDAAHDLSDVLENADSFADKVIPLRDTLPHWPRFTLTRPLAGLVRNGAWLPVADDPARGLYGTIGDRAFLLDHDGAPLALVEAKIQDGKPRWAILRGLWGED; encoded by the coding sequence ATGGGTCGCCGCAGAAAAAAGCGCAGCGCCGAGCAGCTCGACGGCCTGTTGGTCCTCAACAAGCCGTCCGGCCCCACTTCGGCCGCCTGCCTCAACGACATCAAATACCGGCTCAAGCAGTTCAAGATCGGCCACGCCGGAACCCTGGACCCCTTGGCCGAAGGGGTCTTGCTCGTTCTGCTCGGCCATGGTACCAAGCTGGCTACATACCTCAGCGGCGCGACAAAGACCTATCGCGGAACGCTCAAGCTCGGACTTTCCACCGATACCTATGATATTCAAGGGGAAATAGTCTCCGAAACAGCGGTTGAGGCCAGCGCCGAGGATGTCGTAAAGGAAATTTTGCACTGGAATCTGTTGACAGAGCAGGAAGTTCCAGCCTATTCGGCTGCCAAACACGAGGGCACGCCGCTGTATGCCATGGCCCGCGAGGGACTGGCAACTCCGGTCAAGACAAAGCCCATTGTTATTTCTCATGTGGAAGTGCTGGACGTGCGAATGCCGGAGGCGGTGTTCAGGGTCAGCTGTTCCGCGGGCACCTACATACGATCCCTGGTCCACAGCTTGGGGATGCGAATGGGGTGCGGCGCAGTGCTGACCGGCCTGACCCGCGAGCGCAGCGAGCCCTTCGGGCTTGATGCGGCTCACGACCTCTCGGACGTTCTGGAGAATGCGGACTCGTTCGCGGACAAGGTGATCCCCCTGCGGGACACCCTGCCCCACTGGCCCCGCTTCACGCTGACGCGGCCTCTGGCCGGACTTGTCAGAAACGGGGCCTGGCTGCCCGTAGCCGACGATCCGGCCCGGGGGCTCTACGGCACCATCGGCGATCGGGCGTTTCTGCTCGATCACGACGGAGCGCCGCTGGCCCTGGTGGAGGCAAAAATCCAGGACGGTAAGCCCAGGTGGGCCATTCTCAGAGGTCTGTGGGGCGAGGACTGA
- the rpsO gene encoding 30S ribosomal protein S15 → MVMTAEDKQKIVEEYKTCEGDTGSPEVQVALLTARIQYLTEHFKTHKKDFHSRTGLLKMVGQRRKLLKYLQNKDVQRYRDLIGRLGLRK, encoded by the coding sequence GTGGTCATGACTGCCGAAGACAAGCAGAAGATCGTTGAAGAGTACAAGACCTGCGAGGGCGACACCGGCTCTCCCGAGGTCCAGGTCGCGTTGCTGACCGCCCGCATCCAGTACCTGACCGAACACTTCAAAACCCACAAAAAGGACTTCCACTCCCGCACCGGCCTGCTGAAGATGGTCGGACAGCGCCGGAAGCTTCTGAAGTATCTTCAGAACAAGGATGTCCAGCGCTACCGCGACCTGATCGGTCGCCTCGGCCTGCGCAAGTAG
- the pnp gene encoding polyribonucleotide nucleotidyltransferase, with translation MLKPFDSTSLTTTVGGIDITIETGKYARQASGAVTIRSGGTVILVTSTTQPLEVDRGFFPLTCNYQEMAYAAGRVPGNYFRREGRPSERETLISRLIDRPIRPLFAKGFADEVQIIATVLSADKHVNPDVLALTGASAATHISKMPFLGPIVGARVGYVDKQFVLFPSYKGMEELSSLNLVFAATREAMVMVEGGANFVSEELVADALAWGHEQVQPLFDIQDELRAKVGVPKMEVTPPKQDEELVAFLGEIITDDLRTAVTTPEKMIRYAAKDAAKQKAKEAVAEKFPDDEAKLKAVGDVVADLTKKIVRERIVKEGLRIDGRDTTTVRPLSIETGVLPMTHGSSLFRRGETSALAVATLGSTRDEQRYDSLLGDATKRFMLHYNFPPYCVGEARMLRGTSRREVGHGALAERAIAPVLPNQDEFPFTIRVVSEIMESNGSSSMASVCGATLSLMDAGVPISAPVAGIAMGLCKEGDQFFVLTDILGDEDALGDMDFKVAGTREGITSIQMDIKISGIPSEVLKKALSQARDARLHILDHMAEVLPEPRAELSDLAPQMAVVYIDPEKIRSVIGPGGKNIKAITAETEADIDIEDSGKISIFAPTLASMEKAKEMVLYYDQKPEPGKNYLGTVRKVLEVGALVEILPGQEGMLHVSQLDFERVERVEDVVQLGQEVWVKCIALEPGGRIRLSRKAWLMEQAGQEVDLEEFKRPAPRGDRDGGRRDDRSGRGRRDDRGGDRGGRGRR, from the coding sequence ATGCTGAAACCCTTTGACAGCACCAGCCTGACCACCACGGTCGGCGGCATCGACATCACCATCGAAACGGGCAAGTACGCCCGTCAGGCCAGCGGTGCCGTGACCATCCGGTCCGGCGGCACCGTCATCCTGGTCACCTCCACCACCCAGCCGCTGGAAGTGGACCGTGGCTTCTTCCCCCTGACCTGCAACTACCAGGAAATGGCCTATGCGGCCGGTCGCGTGCCGGGCAACTATTTCCGCCGCGAAGGCCGCCCTTCCGAGCGCGAAACCCTGATCTCCAGGCTCATCGATCGACCCATCCGGCCCCTGTTCGCCAAGGGCTTTGCCGACGAGGTGCAGATCATCGCCACGGTCCTCTCGGCCGACAAGCATGTCAATCCCGACGTGCTGGCCCTGACCGGCGCCTCGGCAGCGACCCACATCTCCAAGATGCCCTTCCTCGGCCCCATCGTGGGCGCTCGTGTCGGGTATGTGGACAAGCAGTTTGTCCTTTTCCCGTCCTACAAGGGGATGGAGGAGCTTTCCAGCCTGAATCTGGTCTTCGCCGCCACACGCGAGGCCATGGTCATGGTCGAAGGCGGGGCCAACTTCGTCAGCGAGGAGCTGGTGGCCGACGCCCTGGCCTGGGGCCACGAACAGGTCCAGCCCCTTTTTGACATTCAGGACGAACTGCGCGCCAAGGTCGGCGTGCCCAAGATGGAAGTCACCCCGCCCAAGCAGGACGAGGAGCTTGTCGCCTTCCTCGGCGAAATCATCACCGACGACCTGCGCACCGCCGTGACCACCCCGGAGAAAATGATCCGCTACGCGGCCAAGGACGCGGCCAAGCAGAAGGCCAAGGAAGCCGTGGCCGAGAAGTTTCCTGACGACGAGGCCAAGCTCAAGGCTGTGGGCGACGTTGTCGCCGACCTGACCAAGAAGATCGTGCGCGAGCGCATCGTCAAGGAAGGGCTGCGCATTGACGGCCGCGACACCACCACGGTGCGCCCCCTCTCCATCGAGACCGGCGTTCTGCCCATGACCCACGGTTCCAGCCTGTTCCGCCGCGGCGAGACCAGCGCCCTGGCCGTGGCCACCCTGGGCTCCACCCGCGACGAGCAGCGCTACGACTCCCTGCTGGGCGACGCCACCAAGCGGTTTATGCTCCACTACAACTTCCCGCCCTATTGCGTGGGCGAAGCCCGCATGCTGCGCGGCACCAGCCGCCGCGAAGTGGGCCACGGCGCCCTGGCCGAACGCGCCATCGCTCCGGTGCTGCCCAACCAGGACGAGTTCCCCTTCACCATCCGTGTGGTCTCGGAGATCATGGAGTCCAACGGCTCCTCGTCCATGGCCTCGGTCTGCGGCGCGACCCTGTCGCTGATGGACGCGGGCGTGCCCATCTCCGCCCCGGTGGCGGGCATCGCCATGGGCCTGTGCAAGGAAGGCGACCAATTCTTCGTGCTCACCGACATCCTCGGCGACGAAGATGCCCTGGGCGACATGGACTTCAAGGTGGCCGGAACCCGCGAGGGCATCACCTCCATCCAGATGGACATCAAGATCTCGGGCATTCCGTCCGAGGTTCTGAAAAAGGCCCTCAGCCAAGCCCGGGACGCCCGTCTGCACATCCTCGACCACATGGCCGAGGTGCTGCCCGAGCCCCGCGCCGAACTCTCCGACCTGGCCCCGCAGATGGCCGTGGTCTACATCGACCCCGAGAAGATCCGCTCGGTCATCGGACCCGGCGGCAAGAACATCAAGGCGATCACCGCCGAAACCGAGGCCGACATCGACATCGAGGATTCCGGCAAGATCTCCATCTTCGCCCCCACCCTCGCCTCCATGGAAAAGGCCAAGGAAATGGTCCTCTACTACGACCAGAAACCCGAGCCGGGCAAGAACTACCTCGGCACGGTGCGCAAGGTGCTCGAAGTGGGCGCCCTTGTCGAAATCCTGCCCGGACAGGAAGGCATGCTCCACGTCTCCCAGCTCGATTTCGAGCGGGTCGAGCGCGTTGAGGACGTGGTCCAGCTCGGTCAGGAGGTCTGGGTCAAGTGCATCGCCCTTGAGCCCGGCGGACGCATCCGCCTCTCCCGCAAGGCATGGCTGATGGAGCAGGCCGGGCAGGAGGTTGACCTTGAGGAGTTCAAGCGCCCCGCTCCACGCGGCGACCGGGACGGCGGACGCCGCGATGATCGCAGCGGACGTGGCCGTCGCGACGACCGCGGGGGCGACCGCGGAGGCCGTGGCCGCCGCTAG
- the amrB gene encoding AmmeMemoRadiSam system protein B has product MDRQPVVAGRFYDADPARLGAVVQGLLSPQSFPEKHAPEGARTLLAMVPHAGYIYSGGVCGMTLAGAALASTVLLLGPNHTGLGLPFALWPDGNWHIPGAALPVDQELASLLLAADQRIKADTAAHLREHSIEVVLPFLHRLDPLVTMVPLAVASRSFADLEGVGRAIGRTLAAYSRPVSMVVSSDMSHYVSHDEARRLDSLALDAVLALDPRGLFDTVRSHSISMCGVLPMTVALFAALEMGATWGHLAAYATSGEASGDFDQVVGYAGVLVG; this is encoded by the coding sequence ATGGACAGACAGCCCGTTGTGGCCGGACGTTTCTACGATGCCGACCCGGCTCGTCTTGGTGCGGTGGTGCAGGGCCTTCTCTCGCCGCAAAGTTTTCCTGAAAAGCACGCACCCGAGGGCGCCCGGACCCTTCTGGCCATGGTGCCCCACGCCGGATACATCTACTCGGGCGGCGTTTGCGGCATGACCCTGGCGGGGGCGGCGCTGGCCAGCACTGTGCTGCTTCTTGGCCCCAATCATACCGGCCTTGGCCTTCCATTCGCCCTCTGGCCCGACGGCAACTGGCATATTCCGGGCGCAGCCCTTCCCGTGGACCAGGAGCTGGCCTCGCTCCTGCTCGCGGCCGATCAGCGCATCAAGGCGGACACGGCCGCCCACCTGCGCGAGCATTCCATCGAGGTCGTCCTGCCCTTTTTGCACCGGCTCGACCCGTTGGTGACCATGGTTCCCCTGGCCGTGGCCTCTCGCTCCTTTGCCGATCTTGAGGGGGTGGGGCGGGCCATTGGCCGGACCCTTGCGGCCTATTCCAGGCCGGTGTCCATGGTGGTCAGCTCGGATATGAGCCATTATGTGTCCCACGACGAGGCCCGGCGGCTCGACTCGCTGGCCCTTGATGCTGTGCTGGCCCTTGATCCGCGGGGCCTGTTCGACACGGTGCGCTCGCACTCCATCTCCATGTGCGGGGTGCTGCCCATGACCGTGGCCCTGTTCGCGGCTCTGGAAATGGGCGCGACCTGGGGGCACTTGGCAGCCTACGCCACTTCGGGAGAGGCGTCCGGCGATTTCGATCAGGTGGTGGGCTACGCGGGCGTGCTGGTGGGCTAG
- a CDS encoding tetratricopeptide repeat protein, which produces MPGKLVEAIRSDDEGVLITTKTDAFGFISLPTPGRPEFVLQIFRDPIGARWRPPSEAAQAPRPTAEPAEAAEPTSEAVPVQGSGPAETQLPPESGVPADRRPFFAVPYSVRTEVAPPGDVAVSDEAPVPSVPDASGAQVPAPVAASPERTGEYPASSALRFRAQNRTADEVKFAELAGPFSGGAQVVDASPIPGSDGSMVGGHVAPPPGAVQIDPGFREQTQESDGFQAVPGDPSHQEGMAGDLAAPPAVVQGAPPPVLSPEEAAQVAEQGPAVTVEPLAQEAPAPEALPEPESETPASIRERELAEQVQDAQSLMFSGKLGEALPLFEDILRQPEVPLDIREETLYAVADIKKQLYGHDLSGHFGEIAQAFIEAMNANLQSTRVPSSLLNLGLLNLQVNNFPEAKAYFKVLQDNYPDDDNIPSISYYWGEYYYRRGEYLKAADQFQYLIQTYPEHQLAKPASYYLAQSLNRTGFVEQAYQIVDYIDKRWPDYYMENMEFLRLAGGVEMALEKWAQAKDHFFTYYNLNPESEGADVVLARIGDIYLHLGEKDAAKQIYERTVLEFPTKEGGLVASMRLAEEGIYDDPSMMDMVSVFDRPYNLRPERIYQQIVEQFPDSPLAPVAQLKLAMWYAFNRQYPEALGAAQDLIEKYPSSPLVARARSLGDSVFALAVPGMVAEERFGRVVRYWETYDFIGQEDTKVDDAVILQVALSYSRIGKPEKALELIRPYLVPEQKPGVSDEALGLAVNIYLDQLAWKEIADVVEMARTNWSLSPERLRQFEYARAMSLQNLGEASKALVMWAELAKDVKVDPAFRAYAMYYMAKSAMEEQDLRRVFVYAQEALSLLLQTRGDPEKVKDAVLMSIYATERSGRYEEALKWAREYDRYIDVGNPEWASTRFKLARIYRKAGAMDEWKQLLSDIVEKKPESLQAQLAKSALDTYELEQKAQQYAPAPR; this is translated from the coding sequence ATGCCGGGCAAATTGGTGGAGGCCATCCGTTCCGACGACGAGGGCGTCCTCATCACCACCAAGACCGATGCCTTTGGCTTCATCAGTCTGCCCACTCCGGGCAGGCCGGAGTTTGTGCTTCAGATTTTCCGCGACCCCATCGGAGCGCGCTGGCGTCCGCCGTCCGAGGCTGCTCAGGCCCCCAGGCCGACCGCAGAGCCCGCCGAGGCTGCGGAGCCGACCTCCGAAGCCGTCCCGGTGCAAGGGAGTGGGCCTGCCGAAACCCAGCTGCCCCCGGAATCAGGCGTTCCCGCCGACCGCCGCCCCTTCTTTGCCGTGCCTTATTCCGTGCGCACCGAGGTGGCTCCGCCTGGTGACGTGGCTGTTTCAGACGAGGCCCCGGTCCCTTCAGTCCCTGATGCGTCAGGGGCGCAGGTCCCCGCTCCGGTGGCTGCCTCCCCTGAACGGACAGGCGAGTATCCGGCATCGAGCGCCCTGCGATTCAGGGCCCAAAACCGGACGGCCGATGAGGTCAAGTTCGCGGAGCTGGCCGGTCCGTTTTCCGGCGGAGCCCAGGTGGTGGACGCCTCGCCCATCCCAGGGTCCGACGGTTCCATGGTGGGCGGCCACGTTGCGCCGCCTCCCGGTGCGGTTCAAATCGACCCGGGATTCCGGGAGCAGACCCAGGAGTCTGATGGCTTTCAGGCGGTGCCTGGGGACCCATCCCACCAGGAAGGCATGGCCGGAGATCTGGCCGCGCCGCCCGCCGTGGTGCAGGGTGCGCCGCCTCCGGTTCTGAGCCCTGAGGAGGCGGCCCAGGTGGCAGAGCAGGGCCCGGCGGTCACGGTGGAGCCTCTGGCCCAGGAGGCTCCGGCGCCCGAAGCGCTGCCCGAGCCCGAATCCGAAACTCCGGCAAGTATCAGGGAGCGGGAGTTGGCCGAGCAGGTCCAGGATGCCCAGTCCCTCATGTTCAGCGGCAAGCTGGGCGAGGCCCTGCCGCTTTTCGAAGATATTCTCAGACAGCCTGAGGTGCCTCTGGATATTCGCGAAGAGACGCTCTACGCTGTGGCCGACATCAAGAAACAGCTTTATGGTCATGACCTCTCAGGTCATTTCGGCGAGATCGCCCAGGCCTTCATCGAGGCCATGAACGCCAATCTTCAATCCACCCGTGTGCCCAGCTCCCTGCTCAACCTCGGCCTGCTCAACCTCCAGGTGAACAATTTTCCCGAAGCCAAGGCATATTTCAAGGTTCTGCAGGACAATTACCCCGATGACGACAACATCCCCTCCATCAGTTACTACTGGGGTGAATACTATTATCGCCGGGGCGAGTATCTCAAGGCAGCGGACCAGTTCCAGTATCTCATTCAGACCTATCCCGAGCACCAGTTGGCCAAACCCGCGTCCTATTATCTGGCCCAGTCCCTCAACCGGACCGGATTCGTGGAGCAGGCCTATCAGATCGTGGACTACATCGATAAACGCTGGCCGGATTATTACATGGAAAACATGGAATTTCTGCGGCTGGCGGGCGGTGTGGAGATGGCTCTTGAGAAGTGGGCTCAGGCCAAGGACCATTTCTTCACCTACTACAACCTCAATCCAGAGAGCGAGGGCGCGGATGTGGTTCTGGCCCGCATCGGCGACATCTACTTGCATCTGGGTGAAAAGGACGCGGCAAAGCAGATATATGAGCGGACCGTGCTGGAATTCCCGACCAAGGAAGGCGGGCTGGTGGCCAGCATGCGTCTGGCCGAGGAGGGCATCTATGACGACCCGTCCATGATGGATATGGTCAGCGTCTTCGATCGGCCTTACAACCTGCGTCCCGAGCGGATATACCAACAGATAGTGGAACAGTTCCCGGACAGCCCGCTGGCCCCGGTGGCCCAACTCAAGCTGGCCATGTGGTATGCCTTTAACCGCCAGTATCCCGAAGCCCTGGGCGCTGCCCAGGATCTCATAGAGAAGTATCCCTCCAGTCCGCTGGTGGCCAGGGCGCGCTCCCTGGGCGACTCGGTCTTTGCCTTGGCCGTGCCCGGCATGGTTGCCGAGGAGCGCTTTGGCAGGGTCGTCAGATACTGGGAGACTTACGACTTCATCGGGCAGGAAGATACCAAGGTCGACGATGCGGTCATTCTTCAGGTGGCCCTCAGCTACTCGCGGATAGGCAAGCCGGAAAAGGCCCTTGAGCTGATCAGGCCCTACCTGGTGCCAGAGCAGAAGCCCGGCGTGTCCGACGAGGCTCTGGGGCTTGCCGTGAATATCTATCTCGACCAGCTGGCCTGGAAGGAGATAGCCGATGTGGTAGAGATGGCCCGGACCAACTGGTCCCTGTCGCCCGAGCGGCTGCGCCAGTTCGAGTACGCCAGGGCCATGTCGCTGCAGAATCTCGGGGAGGCGTCCAAAGCGCTGGTGATGTGGGCCGAGCTGGCCAAGGATGTCAAGGTGGACCCGGCTTTTCGCGCTTACGCCATGTACTATATGGCCAAGTCGGCCATGGAGGAGCAGGATCTTCGTCGGGTATTCGTCTATGCTCAGGAGGCGTTGTCCCTGCTGTTGCAGACCCGGGGCGATCCCGAGAAGGTCAAGGACGCCGTACTCATGTCCATCTATGCCACAGAGCGCTCCGGGCGCTACGAGGAGGCCCTCAAGTGGGCCAGGGAGTATGACCGCTACATTGACGTGGGCAATCCCGAGTGGGCCTCGACCCGGTTCAAGCTGGCGCGGATCTATCGCAAGGCAGGTGCCATGGACGAGTGGAAGCAGCTCCTGAGCGACATTGTCGAGAAAAAACCCGAGAGCCTTCAGGCCCAGTTGGCGAAATCGGCGTTGGACACCTATGAGTTGGAGCAGAAGGCGCAACAGTACGCACCCGCTCCACGCTAG
- a CDS encoding sigma-54 interaction domain-containing protein yields MMLKLDGIIGGSSALAQVFKVLAKVAPTDSTVLVTGESGTGKELLVRALHRNSTRRDNAFVPINCGAIPRELLESELFGHEKGAFTHAIRTRPGRFELADGGTIFLDEIGEMDLSLQVKILRALQEKEIERVGGTCVKKVDVRVVAATNRDLEEEVRTGRFREDLFYRLNVIPLHLPPLRERGGDILLLAQHFLSSHCKTKDRKPLTLSERAREMLLTYSWPGNVRELENFMERLSILCDAGEVTPEDLPDKMFHDIGEKPLRKVVEVESLRPAGFVWPTLKDMEDKGLKLKDFIETIEGRLLEEALDQCDGVKNKAAEMVGIKRTTLIEKLKKRDLL; encoded by the coding sequence GTGATGCTCAAATTGGATGGCATCATCGGCGGCAGTTCCGCCCTGGCCCAAGTGTTCAAGGTGCTGGCCAAGGTCGCGCCTACGGACAGCACCGTGCTCGTTACCGGCGAATCCGGCACGGGCAAGGAGCTGTTGGTGCGCGCCCTGCACCGCAACAGCACCCGCCGCGACAACGCCTTTGTGCCCATCAATTGCGGGGCCATTCCGCGGGAGCTTCTTGAATCCGAATTGTTCGGCCACGAGAAGGGCGCCTTCACCCACGCCATCCGCACCCGTCCGGGCCGGTTCGAGCTGGCAGACGGCGGTACCATTTTTCTCGACGAGATAGGCGAGATGGATCTGAGCCTGCAGGTCAAGATTTTGCGTGCCCTGCAGGAGAAGGAAATCGAGCGGGTCGGCGGCACTTGTGTCAAGAAGGTGGATGTTCGCGTGGTGGCCGCCACCAATCGCGATCTTGAGGAAGAGGTTCGGACCGGACGGTTCCGCGAGGATCTCTTCTACCGGCTCAACGTCATCCCTCTGCATCTGCCGCCCCTGCGCGAGAGGGGGGGCGACATCCTGCTTCTGGCCCAGCATTTTCTTTCCTCCCATTGCAAGACCAAGGACCGCAAGCCCCTGACCCTCTCGGAACGCGCCCGCGAGATGCTTTTGACCTACTCCTGGCCGGGCAATGTCCGCGAGCTGGAAAACTTCATGGAGCGGCTTTCCATCCTCTGCGATGCCGGTGAGGTCACGCCCGAGGATCTGCCGGACAAGATGTTTCACGACATCGGCGAAAAGCCGCTGCGCAAGGTGGTCGAAGTGGAGTCCTTGCGGCCAGCTGGGTTTGTCTGGCCTACGCTCAAGGATATGGAGGACAAGGGGCTCAAGCTCAAGGACTTCATTGAAACCATTGAGGGGAGGCTGTTGGAAGAGGCGCTGGATCAGTGTGACGGTGTCAAGAACAAGGCCGCAGAGATGGTCGGGATCAAACGCACGACCCTCATTGAGAAGCTGAAGAAACGGGATCTGCTGTGA
- a CDS encoding substrate-binding periplasmic protein, protein MRIAFRLLALVLCLMAVPLSASANEDGDTLLVVYLEFPPYYYTTSTGRPEGFLLRKTANILRVAGIKPRFQSMPAKRILQLMHSEEPVCSIGWFKTPQREQYAQFSRPIYQNKPLEVLYLINNNDIWDSTHTLAGILADHSISLGVLEGYSLGAPVDEAIARARPGMARVNGDYAQLVRMLAMERFDCILVAPEEKDSLIRVNGLPADIFGSRALPDIPSGNMRHLMFSRGVPASVIERVNQAIKAVDTVDIPR, encoded by the coding sequence ATGCGTATCGCCTTTCGTCTGCTTGCCCTTGTCCTGTGCCTGATGGCCGTACCGCTGTCCGCGTCGGCCAATGAGGACGGCGACACCCTTCTGGTCGTGTATCTCGAGTTCCCTCCCTATTATTACACCACTTCCACCGGCAGGCCGGAAGGCTTCCTGCTGCGCAAGACGGCCAACATCCTGCGCGTGGCCGGGATCAAACCCAGGTTCCAGTCCATGCCCGCCAAGCGGATTCTGCAACTCATGCACTCCGAGGAGCCGGTCTGTTCCATCGGCTGGTTCAAAACCCCGCAGCGGGAACAGTATGCACAATTCTCCCGGCCGATATACCAAAACAAGCCGTTGGAAGTGCTTTATCTGATCAACAACAACGACATATGGGACAGCACGCATACCCTGGCCGGTATTCTTGCCGACCACTCCATCAGCTTGGGAGTGCTTGAAGGGTATTCGCTGGGTGCGCCGGTTGACGAGGCCATCGCCCGGGCACGTCCAGGCATGGCACGGGTTAATGGCGATTACGCCCAACTGGTCCGCATGCTGGCCATGGAGCGGTTCGACTGCATCCTTGTCGCTCCAGAAGAGAAGGATTCCCTGATCCGTGTCAACGGACTGCCCGCGGATATATTTGGCAGCAGAGCCCTGCCGGACATCCCTTCGGGCAACATGCGCCACCTCATGTTCAGCCGAGGAGTGCCTGCCAGTGTCATCGAGCGCGTAAACCAGGCCATCAAGGCCGTTGATACTGTTGACATCCCCCGCTGA